The Synchiropus splendidus isolate RoL2022-P1 chromosome 8, RoL_Sspl_1.0, whole genome shotgun sequence nucleotide sequence TACTACATTATGGGAGAGATATTCTCAGTGTATCAACGAATCAGCTCCGACCATGTTCACACAGTGGAGTCTGAACTCCTCCAGACGAGCTGCTAGTCCTGCGTGCAGGCTGCCAAACGGCTGCTCTCACGATGTTGCCAGCGTGTGGCGTGTGTGAGGCGCCTGCGGCCTGTGTCGCTGCCTGTAGCCGAGTCCCATCTGCAGCCCAGACAGGTCATTCGGCTCGATGACAATGTGACCggcttttcttcctttctttttttgaggtgcaaagttttgttttcatttacaggtgaaaagaaagaggaaggCCTTCTGCCCTCGTAGGCACTTTCAGTCGGGGGAGCAGGAAGTTGCTGATAAGACTCTCGCCACGCAGCAGGAAGTGTTTGTGAGCTGTTGCACTCGCAAAAGCCCCGCCGCACATCTGCATCTCTACATCGGAAAGTGTGACGCTGTGCAATTCGTTTCAGCAGAATTCCTCTAAACACGGCGTCATGTTTCCGGTAGTGGTCGAACTGCCCAAAACATTGAGAACAGTTCTGCTGGTAAATATATTACAATATTCACAGCAGCCAGTGATGAAGAGGCACAGCTATGGTCTGTggtcttcatcaccaggaggctaCACACCTTCTGCGTAGTGACATCCAGCAGCAGCCAGGAGTTGGCGCCGGTGCTCGGGGTCTTTGACGTTCAGTTCGATGAGGTGTTTCTCCTGCAGGTGTGCCAGGTCTTCAACCGTCTGGTAGCCGTTCAGCAGCAAGGCGGAGGCGTACTCCTGCGACAGCAGGTTGACACGTCATCGGCTGCATGCGCTGCGTGACCTCCAGCTCTCACCTTCAGATTCAgtcgctccagcagctccaacaGAGTTTTGGGTCGAGGCCTCTTGCAGATCTTCTGCTGCCGGATCTTTGGCGCGTCTTCTTCCGCTTTCTCCAGCAGGACGTCCACGTAGATGAACTTGAAGTTCCCCACCTTGTTGTTGAGCTTGCCTGTCCAGATGCCCATGGGAGGCTtgctgatgatgctgatgatgtcGCCCACCTGGGACATGAAGCCACGGCCGTCTCTTTCATTAGAATGTAAATGTAACACACCAGCCTCCTGCGGTACCTTGAGACGCACCAAACACCTCTCATAATGCACGGCAACAGTCGGCGCCTCCTCAccttgagtttgagtgagtcagTGTCGTACGGGCTCGGAACAAAGTCCGTGTGAACCCGAGCTCTGCCACAGAACGGCCCCTGATACGACCCGTCCTCCTCTTTGGGTCCGCAGCCATTGGGCTCACTAGCGACACCACCTGGACACGGAGACAGTTGAGAGCCTGCTTCTGCGTCTGCTGGTGTGGAGAGCGGCGGCCGTCTTACTGGAGGAGCTCTGGCCGCTGTGCAGGCTCTCCAGCGAGGTTTTAGCCGAGCTTTTCTCAGCCGACGTCTCTGCTTCAGCGTCTCCATCCGCATCATCACCCTGAGAGAGAACAACGCTGACGCAGCTTGAAAGACAGATCTGTCGATTGATGGCCGGATTACGTGAGAAAAAGCTAGCGGGGGGATTTTAGCTGTGAAACCGAGACATGCAGTTTTAGAGATGAAAGGAAGTGGGTTGATCGAGTCCTGATGAGATGTTGAAGTCAGGTGGCAGGTGCGTGTTTTCGTGTGTCACATTCATGTCTGTGTGAACACAGCTGACAgtgatgttgtgtttttgtgtatcACATCCATGTCTGTGTGAACACAGAGCTGACAGTGATGTTTTTGTGTATCACATTCATGTCTGTGTGAACACAGAGCTGACAGTGATTATGTGTTTTTGTGTATCACGTCCATGTCTGTGTGAACACAGAGCTGACAGTGATGTTATGTTGCTGTTCTGATGGGTCCGATGCACGATCATGTGAGGCGTTTGACAAATGTGTCAACCGTCCTGAGACTCACCATCGTTTCCTCTGACAAAGACTTGGAGTGTTTTTTGCCCATTTTTCGGCGCATGGTGAGCGAGATAGCCTTCATCTTCTTCCCCAGTCCAGCAGATTTGTGGGGGTCCAAACTGTCAGGTGCTTCTGCGACCTGTGTTGCAAATGTCACAAAGTTAAGTGGGATTAAAGGTGGCTTGGATGaaggagtcttttttttctcaagcaATGGATCGCCAGCTTTGTTGTCAGCAAACAAACTCTCTTCAGCTGGTTCTGACATTGCACCAGAGGCACCTGACAAACCGCGCAGACTACACCAAGTCCTCGGTGCAAACCCCCTGTGCTGACCAGAAAGTGAAGTCCATCCCTGACACTGACCTGTGCCGTGGTGGAAAGGCTTTTTGGACTTCCTTCTGTGTGCTACTGTCACAACTGCGACATGTGacgctttgtttgtttttgctcagtCCTGTCATATTCTCAGTTTTTTGTTGAAGTCAAATGTGAGAAATGACGCactgaaatgtgtttgtgtctctacATAGCAAGAGAATACGAGATTTGAGCCTGAGTCAAACTCTGAAGAGCTTCCAAAACACTGCAGCCAACTGTAGATCAGTGGAGCGCAAGCGTGAGAAACTGGGCCTCAGAAGCTGGTGAAGGCCGTGACTCAGCCCGATTTTCACcggaaaagtgaaatgaaactacaaaaaaaaaaaatcaacgttttgaaatacatttgaatagaTGAGGTAGAAAATGATTCATAATTTACAGAGGATATTTAAAGAGCTCAGTGGGGGGCGCTGTTGGGTTACAAACGTGAGGTTTCTACCGTGGAAGGCTCAGCCAGAACCCAGAAACACACCTCATCTCATCTAACAGAGTCACTGTCACAGAGTCCAAATCAAAGGAGCGTGTCAAGCCTCGAAGTAGCTCAGAGCTGATTGGTCAGATTTCACACTTTTGTGCAGCACTTGCACTTGTTGTGCTGTTTGTCTTTTGCCCTCCAGAGCCACCATAGCTTtcaccatctagtgggccctgACAGGGAGGActcagcagcccatcacaaCAGGCGACCTTTTGCTTGGGCCCTGGTGTCTGCTGGGGTGGACTGAGGTGGCCGACCTCTGCCGCCCAACACTCACTTGACACAGCTTCCCATAGATGTGATGGGAAGAACGTCTCTGCGTGATGGTGTGGGTGAAGGCACATGTGACAGAGATCAATGAGGAGAGAGGGTTGGCCACGTACCGTTTGTGTTGGACTCCCCTCCACCTTGGCCGGTGATGAATGGTGTCTGTTTGTGCCCTCAAACTTGCCAAAGCTTGTTGAGCGCTGTGGAAACACCACAAAACTGCGTTGAAATGTGACACATCAGCAAGTTTGAGGGAAGAAAAGGCAGCGAGAGCGCCAGAACCTTCCGCTTCAATCGTTGGAGTTCAGACAGCGTCGCTGACATCATCTCAGCCCAACATTTCATAAAAGTAAAAGTGAGCGTAATCTCCTCCAAACACAGCCACCGTCCCCACGCGGCACCAAAATAATTACATAAGTGAATAATCCCGGGAAATCCTGGGTTAAATATGAGCCTCCTAGACAGAGCGCCCGGATTAAAGCGCTGCACTGTGCCAGGCTGAGGCTCACATACcagaccagcgcctcctacctTGGGTTTGCTGCTCTTTGCTTTGTCCGACACGTTGGACGCGGCCCTGTGCAACATGTTCGGCCCTGCGAGACTCTGACTCGGTCCGCTCCTCAACTAGTCCCTCGACGCTCGAGCCAGAAGTGACTGCGCGAGGCTGCCGTCTGGCTGGCTCACTTCCTCACAACACAGGATGTGAGGAAATCGACACGCTGTCTGTCATTACAGAATCGCTGTTGAAAGGGGAAAAGTGCTTTACACTGCAATTTGCGGCTGGGCAACCATCACTTCCAGGAACGAGAGAGGTTTGATAACTGTGGGGCGGCAGCTCGGAGGCGGCTGGAGAGCTGAgcgctctgtgtttgtgtgaacagTCCGCTTCCACTCATTCATCGTTGTGGGGTCCCAGTCAGTGAGGGGATGCTCCGCAGCTCTGGTCAGAGTGTGGCCCTCGAGGGGCCAAACTCaacagatgtgactgctcactATGACGAGATATATCTTTACTATATATTATACATCCATCTATATTGTTGTTTTGCTATATCTTTATGTTTACTATTTGGCAGCATAATGGAACTAAATGGCAAAGTtattcaggatttttttccttcttttgaaCTGTCCTTTAGTTTACATGACGTGTCCCATGATCCTGattaaatgaaattgaatcATTTCAGCTCTAGTTAAAATACTTTCATGATGGTGTATTGCGGGTAGCTGGAGGTTAAATGTTGCAAATACACATCTCACTGTTGCCCACTGAGGGACACCTGTCATCTGTCATCCAATGTCTTTGTCTCTCACTTCTCAAGACATGGATGCGTATCAAACCGATCAACCGTCCAGCTGTATCAGACCAAACATGGAAGGAGAGGGTTTGGGAACTGACTGTGAAGCATGTCGGGGTTTGGctgtggtggtgatgatggtgaggaaggCAGGACACTCATGACCGAGACCCTCATGACCTTGACATAAGGGAACCATGATGGTGAAGAGGAGAAAAGAGTCAGGAGAGGGAACGTTGTCGGGGTGGTGCTGGGGTCATTTAGCAACTGCTTTGCTCTGAACTGTCCCGTTTCACcctgaagaagaacaaaagGGCAGGGAAAGCATTTTGCTTTCATTGGTCTCAGGCCAGGGTGAGGCTGCGTCACAAGGTCTTGTCTGGGTTTTTAGGCTCCTGGCTGTAGCTGTAGCTGTAGCTAGGCATCAAACCATGTTATGTCTGTCATCTGCAGGCTTGTAATGCTGACTCACCACACAGTCAGGGCTGTTCTCCTCAGGAACCATCACATAAGGAAAATCAAAATTCAACAAAATATCCTCTTGCTAAATtcagttgggttttttttcagtgaaatagaGGAACGTTTTTGCCGATGAATTGTTTCAAAATGCGAGCTGGGCTGAGGAAGTGCTGACGTCTGACTGTGGAAGAGCTGAAAGAGGCAACTTTACTGTGTTGAAACGCTTTCCGGTCCTGAACCTGAGCACCAGCGTGTCTGACTTTACATTGAATCTGTGTCTCCACATTATTCATCATCTGAAAATGTTCAGCTGGACCGACTCCCGTCCACCCaggtgaataaaaaaagaatggacAGTTGTCTGTTCTTAATCTGTTCTGTGACGTCTGAGTCCAGGGTTTCACCAGAGTGTTTTAGTTTGGGTCTGATTCTATCAGTCTGGGAATTTTGTACGAAGAAAGAATCAAATAAATCCAATCCACTGCAAGTTCTGGAGCCAGCCAGATTAAATTCCCCGTTGAGCTGAGCGGTTTACAGCGCAGACGTATTAAACCTTAACAAGTGACCCATGTTTGGGCCATCTCTCACTCTCCACTCCATGATGGTCGCTTTGACTCGCTGGGCGGCTAGTTTGTGCTGCTGTGCTGTCATGTGGCTGCTTTACAGTGACACCTGGTGGAAGCTTGGGAGGGTGGAACTGAATGTGTGAGCTGCGGATCAGTGTCTTCACACCTCCTCACAGGCTTCATGTCCTGTGAGGTGACCTTTGATCCTCAAGGGCCTGTGACTCTACGGATGGACAGGGATCTTGTCATCTCTGTGGGATCATCCTCCTCATTGTGCTCAGCAAGTCATGTTAAGCCACAGCAACTGCACGTGCTCGTCAGTAATCAAGAAGGGTCTTATGCGCCAGCACGCAAAGTCATCAACCTCAAGGTCAAGCTGGGCTGAGGCCACTGACCTGACCTCGGAGAGGAAATCCTCCCTCTCCTTGTTCTTCTCTAGCGTCGATTCCTACTCTGCAGTGTTGAGGCAGGTAGTTGGGAAGAGCTGACTTTGGACATGGCTGACACGCTCTCGATAGTCAGATGGGTAAGTTGACCCGTCACAGATTTGGCCCTCAATCCTTTGTTGAGCTAAAAAAGGCACAGGGGCAGTGCATACCTCCGCCATatgatgatgacagtgatgCTCCGCAGGCTCTTTATCTACATAATCCCTGAGTGCAATGTGCATGatcgggcagcaggtggcacaGGCATAAACACTTCCTTCCACTAGCAACTAATGACTGATTGATGCCACAGAGTGTGGTTCAGATCTTTCCGACTCAAAACAGCGTATTGTCTCTCATTCGGATAGTGAAGTGTCCAACCCTAGTTCTATGGACGCCACCATTCATCCCGCCCCAGAAGAATCCTCATTCTAGCTGAGATCCTTGTGCTTGGCTTCGAACCAGAGGTCAGATAGCAAGCGGAAAACTGAGGAAGCTGAAGCTGGTGAGCGACTTCACAGTTGCGAGGACTTACGTGGGCGTCCGTCAGGTCGGTGTCGGTGACGGAGCGAGGCACCTTCTCTTTGGAGCTGTTGTCTCGGGCTGCCGCCTGCTGCGGCTGCGTCTCCTCGTGGATCTGGATGAAGTCGTGAGAGTAGACGCGGTACTCCGTCAGAGGTCTCCGGCAGGTGTGTTGCACGCCGCCCCACAGCGGGCTGCCGTCGCCGGGGTTGCTCCAGCGGTGGCTGTGGGTGGGCGTGGCTCCCCCCGGCAGGTGGACCGTCGCGGGGTTGCGACCTGGCGTCGTGTTCTCTTGAGCTGGAAGGGTGGAGCATTTGGCACTGTAGGGCCTCCTGTCTGACCTGTAGGGCACATCCAGGTAGTGGGGGGCGGCTGGTGGGCTCGGGGCCGGATGTGGGGACCGGGCTGTGACACGGGATGGAATAGAGAGGTCCAGTTGAAGACGCTAGTGAAAACGATACAGCTCGACTGAACTGTTCACACTGTGCCTGTCTCTTCTACGAGATGTCACGTTATTGCCGACAGATCCCACTTTTTGTTCATACTTTTCAGTGTTGCATGATGTCTTCCACTCACAGTTTAACACTTCATTACAAACAATGCCAAGATTGTTCCCCAAAACCAAGTCAACAAGGTCTTGTGTGGTTCTGTTAAGGCTGATCTGAACGTGACCACACGCGTGTCCAATCTAAAGTCATCTTTACCTGGGGGGTTGTGGCCCTTCTTCACCGTCTCTTTCCCGCTCTTTCCAGCTGCTTTCTTCCCTGGTTTTTGCCCTCTTTTCGCTGTATGTTTAGCCTCTACGCTGTTGTTGGGTCCACTctagaagatgaagaggagaggttGCACCTGATATGCAACATCATCTGCAGcagaggggccacattataacctGTGACCTTCGCGAGGGGCCAtcgtgccaaaagaaaggcagcgatTACTATGAAACATCACGAAAAAAAAACGgatgaaatgaaccattaaatattcaatggaagaaaggatattaagaagtgtgcATATGTCTTGGAACCTATAAAAGGTCATTTAACATGCATCTTGTTTGAATATAAACCATAATGAAACTACGGACCAAACACCAACAAGGTAAAAAGGCAATTCATTTTGAAGGAATTTGGAGGACCGTTCaaccagtactggctaaaacagaaacaggactTTACAAAATGCagacttatcagttgtatagttttagtctgaccccatgagggccacaaaaacacaggcaaagggccgtaTATGGCCCCcgttcctctcccctctggcaggaggctacggtccatccagaccagaacctcccgccacaggaacagcttcttcccctcagctgtcagactgttgagttcatgaacagcctttgtggttattctattttatattatctgccagcactttattccaaaacactttccgagttggtgggctctccactgaccatggcaataaatgtcattctgattctgattctagaGAAGACAGACTGCAGCTGACCTGACATCTGAAGTTTCTAAGGCCTGGATCTCTGCCACCATGTGGTCTGGAGATTACAGAGCTGCTCTGACCACCATCTGCACTTCATTACAGGCAATTGTTGGAACAGACTGCAGCTTGAAAAGGTCATTAAAAGGTGCATTTGTTCCTGTTCCGTTGCTAATTCTGGTGACCAGTGGGGGCAGAGGTCGGCCTTGTATCAGTCAGCAGGGGAGGCCTCATGGCCATCAAACATGGGGCTGGTTCACGTGGCACTTTCAGACCTGAGTGGTGCATTGTTTGCCTTTCTTCTTCACGCCAGAGTGGTGAGATCCTTTTGCTGCTTTCCCCTCGGTCCTGTGTCTCGTCCTCGTTCCCTCTGGACAGAAGCAAGGGATACCTTGAAATGCTCACTGCATCATGACTCACAGTCGTGTGTCATGATGGATCATCCCAAGCTTATGTTCACCCACTGAGAACCAACAGCTCTGGGCCGGTAGTGTTTCAGCACAGTGACCCGAAGGCCCGACTCAGAGAGCAAAGACGGCGGCCATTTTGGAGCCAGGATATTAGAAAAGAGACGGAAGCAAACGCTGTTGTTATTTTGCAGGATTCAACAGTGATCTACGACGGCATTCACGCTGCTGGGTTGGAAGTGGGTTTTGGCTCAGAGGCGGTCGTCATCAGACCCATTGCAAATTCCAGCTCCATAAGTGGATTTCATGTGAATTGGTCGTGTCCCCATAAAACCTCCTGCCGCCAGCCCAAATGAACATAGATCAGCTTGACCTAGTTATTTACCTTCGTTGTGATTGGTGACGTGCAGCAAATCTTCTCGGCTCCTGGCCGGCTGCCAAGCGGCGGCATTATCTTTCGGGAGGCAAATCACAATTGTTGAGGATTTGATTTGGGGTGAAATGAGGGTGAGGAGGGGTGACGGTGGCGCAGAGCAGCAAAAGTCGCAGGACATGGACGGCGTGCTCTCGTAAGCAGCtttcaatgaagaaaacatGCTTCTACTGTCAAGATCTGTTTTTCCTGAATGAGATTTGTTTGGTGTctgcaatgaaaaac carries:
- the samsn1a gene encoding SAM domain-containing protein SAMSN-1a isoform X2, with protein sequence MNLFCFSLEGSMDSLYEAVQSGDGPPAPVPSRCSSRACSPALLLEENSRRRESGRSTSMELSSMQRTNSNKKNKRSNVPKSASDNQTLEGTRTRHRTEGKAAKGSHHSGVKKKGKQCTTQSGPNNSVEAKHTAKRGQKPGKKAAGKSGKETVKKGHNPPARSPHPAPSPPAAPHYLDVPYRSDRRPYSAKCSTLPAQENTTPGRNPATVHLPGGATPTHSHRWSNPGDGSPLWGGVQHTCRRPLTEYRVYSHDFIQIHEETQPQQAAARDNSSKEKVPRSVTDTDLTDAHRSTSFGKFEGTNRHHSSPAKVEGSPTQTVAEAPDSLDPHKSAGLGKKMKAISLTMRRKMGKKHSKSLSEETMGDDADGDAEAETSAEKSSAKTSLESLHSGQSSSSGVASEPNGCGPKEEDGSYQGPFCGRARVHTDFVPSPYDTDSLKLKVGDIISIISKPPMGIWTGKLNNKVGNFKFIYVDVLLEKAEEDAPKIRQQKICKRPRPKTLLELLERLNLKEYASALLLNGYQTVEDLAHLQEKHLIELNVKDPEHRRQLLAAAGCHYAEGEDVPGVEESKSAPGLQEEDSDCPRDSGCFIPSECSDRQEDAEPLAEALDS
- the samsn1a gene encoding SAM domain-containing protein SAMSN-1a isoform X1, which codes for MNLFCFSLEGSMDSLYEAVQSGDGPPAPVPSRCSSRACSPALLLEENSRRRESGRSTSMELSSMQRTNSNKKNKRSNVPKSASDNQTLDNAAAWQPARSREDLLHVTNHNEEGTRTRHRTEGKAAKGSHHSGVKKKGKQCTTQSGPNNSVEAKHTAKRGQKPGKKAAGKSGKETVKKGHNPPARSPHPAPSPPAAPHYLDVPYRSDRRPYSAKCSTLPAQENTTPGRNPATVHLPGGATPTHSHRWSNPGDGSPLWGGVQHTCRRPLTEYRVYSHDFIQIHEETQPQQAAARDNSSKEKVPRSVTDTDLTDAHRSTSFGKFEGTNRHHSSPAKVEGSPTQTVAEAPDSLDPHKSAGLGKKMKAISLTMRRKMGKKHSKSLSEETMGDDADGDAEAETSAEKSSAKTSLESLHSGQSSSSGVASEPNGCGPKEEDGSYQGPFCGRARVHTDFVPSPYDTDSLKLKVGDIISIISKPPMGIWTGKLNNKVGNFKFIYVDVLLEKAEEDAPKIRQQKICKRPRPKTLLELLERLNLKEYASALLLNGYQTVEDLAHLQEKHLIELNVKDPEHRRQLLAAAGCHYAEGEDVPGVEESKSAPGLQEEDSDCPRDSGCFIPSECSDRQEDAEPLAEALDS